A part of Fervidobacterium thailandense genomic DNA contains:
- a CDS encoding SoxR reducing system RseC family protein — MREVLTVTKIDEDYVYLKPLADEATCSSCSISGACSLKGSKRELRVRRSEVDLLLGPGDRVLVDLKYNQAVMSFIVYGLPLSGFLVGITFGYLLRLSDLFSLLLGLGGLIFGFTVARRIDKRYSVRIIEKLPYTTVRSTYNVDT; from the coding sequence ATGCGAGAGGTATTAACAGTAACAAAAATTGACGAAGATTACGTGTACTTAAAACCGTTGGCTGATGAAGCCACGTGTAGTTCGTGCTCGATATCGGGAGCTTGTTCACTCAAAGGTTCAAAACGTGAGTTGAGGGTTCGTAGATCCGAGGTAGATCTTTTACTGGGACCTGGTGATAGAGTTTTGGTCGACTTGAAATACAACCAAGCAGTGATGTCGTTCATCGTGTACGGTTTACCGCTGAGTGGGTTCTTGGTTGGCATAACCTTTGGATATTTGTTGCGCCTGAGTGACCTCTTTTCTTTACTTTTAGGACTTGGAGGATTGATCTTTGGGTTTACCGTGGCAAGACGGATCGATAAACGTTACAGCGTGCGGATAATCGAAAAACTACCGTACACAACGGTTCGCAGTACTTACAACGTGGACACATGA
- a CDS encoding alpha/beta hydrolase, with amino-acid sequence MLYSFKRGEPARGYVVLVHGLGEHSGRYEPLIEKIGASGLSVIGFDLPGHGKSGGRRGDTSVEEVIRVIDELTRGIERFRLFGHSLGGLIAIRYAQERPQRVEKLVVSSPALMVKPAVFQRILLTLLSGIAPFVTFDNGINAGMLSRSKEAVEKYLSDPLVHDRISIRLGRSLLKNVDKAHQYAEKIVCPVTLLIGTADVITPPEGARLFYERLRTQRKKMLEFPGGYHELFEDPQHAVNFKEAVVSELLEI; translated from the coding sequence ATGCTGTATTCCTTCAAGCGTGGTGAACCGGCTCGGGGGTACGTGGTCCTCGTACACGGGTTGGGTGAACACTCAGGTCGATACGAGCCACTTATCGAAAAGATTGGGGCAAGTGGTTTGAGCGTGATTGGATTTGATCTCCCCGGGCACGGTAAAAGTGGTGGGAGACGCGGCGATACCTCCGTGGAGGAAGTGATACGTGTCATAGACGAACTTACGAGAGGTATCGAAAGGTTTCGTCTTTTCGGACACAGTCTCGGAGGATTGATCGCGATTAGGTACGCCCAGGAACGTCCTCAACGCGTGGAAAAATTGGTGGTTTCATCCCCGGCGTTGATGGTAAAACCGGCCGTGTTTCAACGTATCTTGCTAACTCTACTATCGGGCATTGCACCGTTCGTTACGTTCGATAACGGCATCAACGCTGGGATGTTGTCGAGAAGTAAGGAAGCGGTTGAGAAGTACCTATCAGATCCACTTGTACACGATCGTATCTCGATAAGACTCGGGCGAAGCTTGTTGAAAAACGTTGACAAGGCTCATCAATACGCCGAAAAGATCGTATGTCCAGTTACCCTCTTAATTGGCACGGCTGACGTGATAACTCCACCTGAAGGAGCGAGGTTATTCTACGAGCGGTTGAGGACACAGAGAAAAAAGATGCTCGAATTCCCGGGTGGTTACCATGAACTCTTCGAAGATCCGCAGCATGCGGTAAATTTCAAGGAAGCGGTTGTGAGTGAACTACTTGAAATATAA
- the fliW gene encoding flagellar assembly protein FliW: MIFSTKLGKFELQENEIVTFPNGIPGFEHLRKFSVISLNETNPICWLVSLEDDSVALPVIDPWLIIEDYEVNLSEEDVKVLDVQDPSDLVVWAVVTIPPGAPEQATVNLKAPIVINLRNGTGVQVIMDRYELKHPIKGS, translated from the coding sequence ATGATATTCTCCACCAAATTGGGCAAATTTGAACTCCAGGAAAACGAAATTGTGACTTTTCCAAACGGAATACCCGGTTTTGAACATCTGAGAAAATTCTCCGTGATTTCGCTCAACGAGACCAATCCGATATGTTGGCTTGTAAGCTTGGAAGATGATTCTGTAGCACTCCCGGTCATTGATCCGTGGTTAATAATCGAAGATTACGAGGTGAACCTCTCGGAAGAGGATGTAAAGGTATTAGATGTCCAAGATCCGTCCGACCTGGTTGTTTGGGCTGTTGTTACAATACCACCGGGTGCTCCCGAACAGGCGACGGTGAACTTGAAGGCGCCGATCGTGATTAACCTGAGAAATGGAACGGGTGTGCAGGTAATAATGGACAGGTACGAACTGAAACATCCGATAAAGGGCTCTTGA
- the csrA gene encoding carbon storage regulator CsrA, translating into MLVLSRKVGESIIIGDNVEIKILKVEGSSVKLGIVAPADVKIYREEVYKKVAEQNKSSTLFDAGQVSDIIKRVK; encoded by the coding sequence ATGCTCGTACTTTCGAGAAAGGTTGGAGAAAGCATAATAATCGGGGACAACGTGGAGATAAAGATACTGAAGGTCGAGGGTTCTTCGGTTAAACTCGGTATCGTTGCCCCGGCGGATGTGAAGATTTACCGTGAGGAGGTTTACAAAAAGGTCGCCGAGCAGAACAAAAGTTCAACACTGTTCGATGCCGGACAAGTTTCGGACATTATTAAGCGAGTGAAATGA
- the gatC gene encoding Asp-tRNA(Asn)/Glu-tRNA(Gln) amidotransferase subunit GatC, which translates to MIRIDDKLVEHLCKLARISVADWDRLKSDLQKIIDYFDILNEVDTTDVEPMYTPVEGTACLREAQSPKTADEVEEIVKNFPERQERFIKIPGIYG; encoded by the coding sequence TTGATAAGGATAGACGACAAACTCGTTGAGCACCTCTGCAAACTTGCCAGGATAAGCGTTGCGGATTGGGATAGACTCAAAAGTGATTTACAGAAAATTATAGATTACTTCGATATACTCAACGAAGTTGATACGACCGATGTTGAACCGATGTACACACCGGTTGAAGGAACAGCTTGTCTCAGGGAAGCACAATCTCCAAAAACAGCTGACGAGGTGGAGGAGATTGTTAAGAACTTTCCGGAAAGGCAGGAACGGTTTATCAAAATCCCGGGTATTTACGGTTAA
- a CDS encoding YraN family protein, whose translation MLRTFRKGRNGLSKSRVFTVNWWPFKRFGAFRQNVDLSKISWKNAEELAAEYLRSEGYKVIGRNVRTPFGEIDIVALKKGTYVFVEVKSGYSKRISPAERVDRVKYAKILNAAEYYISNFPKKKFRSARVDVIEVTDNGIKHYENVGWEYR comes from the coding sequence TTGTTAAGAACTTTCCGGAAAGGCAGGAACGGTTTATCAAAATCCCGGGTATTTACGGTTAACTGGTGGCCGTTTAAGCGCTTTGGTGCTTTTAGGCAGAATGTGGACCTGTCAAAGATCAGTTGGAAAAATGCCGAGGAACTGGCAGCGGAATACCTGCGGTCAGAGGGGTACAAAGTTATCGGAAGGAACGTTAGAACACCGTTTGGTGAAATCGACATCGTCGCCTTGAAGAAGGGAACTTACGTTTTTGTTGAAGTTAAGTCGGGCTACTCAAAGCGAATTAGCCCTGCTGAACGTGTTGACCGAGTGAAATACGCAAAAATTCTGAACGCAGCGGAATATTACATTTCTAACTTCCCGAAAAAGAAGTTTCGCTCGGCCAGAGTGGATGTTATCGAAGTAACCGACAATGGAATCAAACACTACGAAAACGTTGGGTGGGAGTATCGATGA
- the smpB gene encoding SsrA-binding protein SmpB, whose product MKLIATNKKAYTDYTIVETYEAGIVLVGTEVKSLREHGASFKDSFCRIKDGEIFLLNLHIPPYRFGNIYNHDPERPRKLLLHRKEIDRLWGKVRQEGYTIIPTKIYFNDRGIVKVEIAVARGKKAYDKREEIKKREIEKKIREHLKYR is encoded by the coding sequence ATGAAGTTGATCGCGACGAACAAGAAGGCTTACACCGACTACACGATCGTCGAGACCTACGAAGCCGGAATAGTGCTCGTTGGTACGGAAGTGAAATCTCTGAGAGAGCACGGAGCCAGCTTCAAGGACTCGTTCTGCCGCATAAAAGATGGTGAAATTTTTCTCTTGAACCTCCACATTCCGCCTTACCGGTTCGGTAACATCTACAACCACGACCCGGAACGACCTCGCAAGTTGTTGCTTCACCGAAAAGAGATAGACCGGTTGTGGGGAAAGGTGCGTCAGGAAGGTTACACGATAATACCAACGAAGATTTATTTCAACGATCGCGGGATAGTAAAGGTAGAAATAGCTGTAGCGCGCGGTAAGAAAGCTTACGACAAACGTGAAGAGATCAAAAAACGTGAGATTGAAAAAAAGATAAGGGAACATCTCAAGTACAGATAA
- the deoC gene encoding deoxyribose-phosphate aldolase, protein MDIRRIVEEKVKEFRSNYKPVELEIDAAQLKLGSYIEHTNLKPTATTDEIVKLCEEAKAFGFKGVCVNPAFVPLVREKLQGTGILVVTVVGFPLGATAIDVKAFEADWVVRNGAQEVDMVINIGKLKEGDYKYVYEDIRAVVEASKVPVKVIIETCYLTDEEKVAACVISKLAGAKFVKTSTGFGTAGAKFEDVQLMRWAVDGEIEVKASGGIRTLEDALKMLKAGATRIGTSSGVAICSAHLNG, encoded by the coding sequence ATGGATATACGAAGAATTGTCGAGGAAAAAGTAAAGGAATTCAGGAGTAACTACAAACCGGTAGAACTTGAGATCGATGCAGCCCAGCTGAAACTGGGCTCTTACATTGAGCACACGAACCTCAAGCCCACTGCGACAACGGATGAAATCGTAAAGCTCTGTGAGGAGGCTAAGGCATTCGGTTTCAAAGGCGTGTGCGTCAATCCTGCCTTTGTTCCACTTGTCCGGGAGAAGCTCCAAGGTACGGGAATCCTCGTGGTTACCGTTGTCGGATTTCCGTTAGGAGCAACGGCAATCGATGTTAAGGCCTTCGAGGCTGACTGGGTTGTCCGCAACGGTGCGCAGGAAGTTGACATGGTCATCAACATCGGTAAGTTAAAAGAAGGTGACTACAAGTATGTTTACGAGGACATACGTGCTGTAGTCGAAGCTTCTAAGGTTCCAGTAAAGGTAATTATCGAAACGTGCTACCTAACTGACGAGGAAAAGGTTGCCGCTTGCGTGATTTCGAAACTTGCCGGGGCGAAGTTCGTTAAAACGTCGACGGGTTTTGGAACCGCCGGTGCAAAGTTCGAGGATGTCCAGTTGATGCGATGGGCCGTTGACGGTGAGATCGAGGTGAAGGCCTCCGGAGGCATTCGCACACTTGAGGATGCCCTCAAAATGCTCAAGGCTGGCGCGACGCGCATCGGTACGAGCTCGGGGGTAGCGATCTGCTCGGCACATTTGAATGGCTGA